From a region of the Xanthomonas rydalmerensis genome:
- a CDS encoding acetyl-CoA carboxylase carboxyltransferase subunit alpha, protein MNPNYLDFEQPIADLEAKIQELRNASTGPAVNVDAEVGALEDKLRVRTAQIFRDLSSWQISQLARHPQRPYTLDYINVFCDEFQELAGDRAFADDKAIVGGLGRIDGRAVVIIGHQKGRDTKSKIARNFGMPRPEGYRKALRLMKLAERFKLPLLTFIDTPGAYPGIGAEERGQSEAIARNLLEMAELKVPVICTVIGEGGSGGALAIGVGDRTLMLEYGTYSVISPEGCASILWKDASKAKDAAEQLGLTAKRLSALGLVDKVIREPIGGAHRNPTQMAKRLKAVLLNELDALEQLPIEQLLQKRYERLRGYGAYETA, encoded by the coding sequence ATGAACCCGAACTACCTCGACTTCGAGCAACCCATCGCCGATCTGGAAGCCAAGATCCAGGAACTGCGCAACGCCAGCACCGGCCCGGCGGTCAACGTCGACGCCGAGGTGGGCGCGCTGGAGGACAAGCTGCGGGTGCGTACCGCGCAGATCTTCCGCGACCTGTCCTCGTGGCAGATCTCGCAGCTGGCGCGGCATCCGCAGCGCCCGTACACGCTGGACTACATCAACGTGTTCTGCGACGAATTCCAGGAGCTGGCCGGCGACCGCGCCTTCGCCGACGACAAGGCCATCGTCGGCGGCCTCGGCCGCATCGACGGCCGCGCGGTGGTGATCATCGGCCACCAGAAGGGCCGCGACACCAAGAGCAAGATCGCACGCAATTTCGGCATGCCGCGTCCGGAGGGCTACCGCAAGGCGCTGCGCCTGATGAAGCTGGCCGAACGCTTCAAGCTGCCGCTGCTGACCTTCATCGACACCCCCGGCGCCTACCCCGGCATCGGCGCCGAGGAGCGCGGCCAGAGCGAGGCGATCGCACGCAACCTGCTGGAGATGGCCGAACTGAAGGTGCCGGTGATCTGCACCGTGATCGGCGAAGGCGGCTCCGGCGGCGCGCTGGCGATCGGCGTGGGCGACCGCACCCTGATGCTGGAGTACGGCACCTACTCGGTGATCTCGCCGGAAGGCTGCGCCTCGATCCTGTGGAAGGACGCGTCCAAGGCCAAGGACGCCGCCGAACAACTCGGCCTGACCGCCAAGCGCCTGTCCGCGCTGGGCCTGGTCGACAAGGTGATCCGCGAACCGATCGGCGGTGCCCACCGCAACCCGACGCAGATGGCCAAGCGCCTGAAGGCGGTCCTGCTCAACGAACTGGACGCGCTGGAACAGCTGCCGATCGAGCAACTGCTGCAGAAGCGCTACGAGCGCCTGCGCGGCTACGGCGCCTACGAGACGGCGTGA
- a CDS encoding polyhydroxyalkanoate depolymerase, whose translation MLYQWHELTRNLLAPWVHQAEANAKIFSDPNSLWSTLPGAERLAASNELMHRLGKDYEKPAWALDHVEVDGHALPIVEQEVLRKPFCRLLRFKRFSDDAKVVDGLKKQPAVLVVAPLSGHHATLLRDTVRTLLRDHKVYVTDWIDARMVPQAEGDFGLDDYVRYVQDFIRHIGAESLHVMSVCQPTVPVLAAVSLMAGRGETTPRSLVMMGGPIDARRSPTEVNNLATRNPLSWFEHNVIHTVPPSYPGHGREVYPGFLQHIGFLAMNPSRHFMSHWDFYANLVKGDLQDAEAHRRFYDEYNAVLDMPATYYLDTIRVVFQEFLLPRGEWVIDGERVDPAAIRDTALLSIEGELDDISGLGQTAAAQDLCTGIPAARRQHLEVQGAGHYGIFSGRRWRDIVYPQVRSFIAANAAASRAPATGNVTPLKRRGSRKAG comes from the coding sequence ATGCTCTACCAGTGGCACGAACTGACCCGTAACCTGCTCGCCCCCTGGGTGCACCAGGCCGAAGCCAACGCCAAGATCTTCTCCGATCCCAACAGCCTGTGGTCGACGCTGCCAGGCGCCGAGCGCCTAGCCGCCAGCAACGAGCTGATGCACCGCCTCGGCAAGGACTACGAGAAGCCGGCCTGGGCGCTGGACCATGTCGAGGTCGACGGCCACGCGCTGCCGATCGTCGAACAGGAAGTGCTGCGCAAGCCGTTCTGCCGCCTGCTGCGCTTCAAGCGTTTCAGCGACGACGCCAAGGTCGTGGACGGTCTCAAGAAGCAGCCGGCCGTGCTGGTGGTGGCGCCGCTGTCCGGCCACCACGCCACGCTGCTGCGCGACACCGTGCGCACCTTGCTGCGCGATCACAAGGTCTACGTCACCGACTGGATCGACGCGCGCATGGTGCCGCAGGCCGAAGGCGACTTCGGGCTGGACGACTACGTGCGCTACGTGCAGGACTTCATCCGCCACATCGGCGCCGAGTCGCTGCACGTGATGAGCGTGTGCCAGCCGACCGTGCCGGTGCTGGCCGCGGTGTCGCTGATGGCCGGGCGCGGCGAGACCACGCCGCGTTCGCTGGTGATGATGGGCGGCCCGATCGACGCGCGGCGCAGCCCCACCGAGGTCAACAACCTGGCCACGCGCAATCCGCTGTCCTGGTTCGAGCACAACGTCATCCACACCGTGCCGCCGTCATACCCGGGCCACGGCCGCGAGGTCTATCCGGGCTTCCTGCAGCACATCGGCTTCCTGGCGATGAACCCGAGCCGGCACTTCATGTCGCACTGGGATTTCTACGCCAACCTGGTCAAGGGCGACCTGCAGGACGCCGAGGCGCACCGCCGCTTCTACGACGAGTACAACGCGGTGCTGGACATGCCGGCCACCTACTACCTGGACACCATCCGCGTGGTGTTCCAGGAGTTCCTGCTGCCGCGCGGCGAATGGGTGATCGACGGCGAACGCGTCGATCCGGCCGCGATCCGCGACACCGCGCTGCTCAGCATCGAAGGCGAGCTGGACGACATCTCCGGACTGGGCCAGACCGCGGCCGCGCAGGACCTGTGCACCGGCATTCCCGCCGCGCGCCGCCAGCACCTGGAAGTGCAAGGCGCCGGTCATTACGGCATCTTCAGCGGCCGCCGCTGGCGCGACATCGTGTATCCGCAAGTGCGCAGCTTCATCGCCGCCAACGCCGCTGCCAGCCGCGCGCCGGCGACCGGCAACGTCACCCCGCTCAAGCGCCGCGGCAGCCGCAAGGCCGGCTGA
- a CDS encoding class I SAM-dependent DNA methyltransferase, which yields MSKQYDADYFQRWYRRDGIGDAARLTRKVALAVAQAEYYLERPIRSVLDIGCGEGAWRAPLLKLRPKLRYLGFDSSDYAVARYGRHRNLHPARFGDFAWLRPCAPVDLLVCSDVLHYVPSRELRQGLPGLVELCGGVAFLETFAAEDDFDGDHAGFQPRAARWYRRQFGALGLRPVGSHCWLAPALAGDAAALETIGLVPH from the coding sequence ATGAGCAAACAGTACGACGCCGACTACTTCCAGCGCTGGTATCGCCGCGACGGCATCGGCGATGCCGCGCGCCTGACGCGCAAGGTCGCCCTCGCCGTGGCCCAGGCCGAGTACTACCTGGAACGGCCGATCCGCAGCGTGCTCGACATCGGCTGCGGCGAAGGCGCCTGGCGCGCGCCGCTGCTGAAGTTGCGGCCGAAGCTGCGCTATCTCGGCTTCGACAGCAGCGACTACGCGGTCGCCCGCTATGGCCGCCACCGCAACCTGCACCCGGCGCGCTTCGGCGATTTCGCCTGGCTGCGGCCGTGTGCGCCGGTGGACCTGCTGGTGTGCTCGGACGTGCTGCATTACGTGCCCAGCCGCGAGTTGCGTCAGGGCCTGCCCGGCCTGGTGGAGTTGTGCGGCGGCGTGGCGTTCCTGGAGACCTTCGCCGCCGAAGACGACTTCGACGGCGACCACGCCGGCTTCCAGCCGCGCGCGGCGCGTTGGTACCGGCGCCAGTTCGGTGCGCTCGGGCTGCGCCCGGTGGGCAGTCATTGCTGGCTGGCGCCAGCGTTGGCGGGGGATGCGGCGGCGCTGGAGACGATTGGTCTGGTGCCCCATTAA
- a CDS encoding CopD family protein — protein sequence MQLYLWIKSLHLLFVIAWMAAVFYLPRILVNVAESAGQPQVQERLALMGRRLYRFGHSMFGLALLLGLTLWLGYKVLPDFPTMVAPGHSGWLHAKLGLVALMLAYYIFTGRWLKRVGQAQPLPSSRALRLFNELPVLALLVVIWLVLAKPF from the coding sequence ATGCAACTCTATTTGTGGATCAAGTCCCTGCATCTGCTGTTCGTGATCGCATGGATGGCGGCGGTGTTCTACCTGCCGCGGATCCTGGTCAACGTCGCCGAGAGCGCGGGCCAGCCGCAGGTGCAGGAACGCCTGGCGCTGATGGGGCGGCGCCTGTACCGCTTCGGCCACAGCATGTTCGGCCTGGCGCTGCTGCTGGGGCTGACCCTGTGGCTGGGCTACAAGGTGCTGCCGGACTTCCCGACCATGGTCGCGCCCGGCCACAGCGGCTGGCTGCACGCCAAGCTCGGCCTGGTGGCGCTGATGCTGGCCTACTACATCTTCACCGGCCGCTGGCTCAAGCGCGTGGGCCAGGCACAGCCGCTGCCGTCCTCGCGCGCGCTGCGCCTGTTCAACGAACTGCCGGTGCTGGCGCTGCTGGTGGTGATCTGGCTGGTGTTGGCCAAGCCGTTTTGA